The following is a genomic window from Janibacter sp. DB-40.
AAGGGGTTGTCGTCCGGCACGGCCCCCTCGGGCGTCATCCGCAGGATCTTCCCGGACAGTGAGTCGAGGTCCTGGGCAGCCCCACCATCCCCGGCGTCACCCGTGGTCGCGTAGAGCATCCCGTCGGGGCCGAACGCGATCCGACCGCCGTTGTGGACACTCGCCGCCGGGATCCCGTCGAGCACGACCTCGGGCTCACCGAGACCGAGCTCGCCGGTCTCCTCGGTCAGGACATGGCGGACGATCCGGTTGTCCGAGTCCGTGGTCAGGTACGCGTACAGGACGTCGTCGCGGACGGCGATGCCCAGCAGGCCCCCTTCGCCCCGGGCCTGCGCCGCCTGGACGGTGCCGACCACGCGGGAGGCGCCGGAGTCGTCCAGCTCGAGGACGTCGCCGGAGTCGCGCTCGCTCACCAGTGCCGTCCCGTCGTGGAAGGCGACCGACCACGGCACGTCGAGCCCCTCCGCGACGGTCGTCGTCTCCGCTCCGCCCCCCGTGGCGGCCGTGGACGGGGAGGTCGCGGACGATGAGGACGCGGACGAGGAGCTCGTGGAGGAGGACGAAGGGGGTGCCCCACCGGACGTGCAGCCGGCCAGCAGGGCCGTGGTCAGGGCACCGACGGCCACGGCGGCACGTCCACGACAGGTCATGGCCCCTACGGTGTCATCCCTCGGGCCCGGACGGAATGGCCTCGGCAGGTCAGCGCGCCTG
Proteins encoded in this region:
- a CDS encoding PQQ-dependent sugar dehydrogenase, yielding MTCRGRAAVAVGALTTALLAGCTSGGAPPSSSSTSSSSASSSSATSPSTAATGGGAETTTVAEGLDVPWSVAFHDGTALVSERDSGDVLELDDSGASRVVGTVQAAQARGEGGLLGIAVRDDVLYAYLTTDSDNRIVRHVLTEETGELGLGEPEVVLDGIPAASVHNGGRIAFGPDGMLYATTGDAGDGGAAQDLDSLSGKILRMTPEGAVPDDNPFDGSLVHSYGHRNPQGIAWDEEGTMYASEFGQNTWDELNVIEAGANYGWPDVEGIGDDEDYVDPVQQWEPAEASPSGIAIADGAIHIANLRGERLRRVPLSDLGSSTEHLVDEYGRLRDVVTTPEGELWVLTNNTDGRGDPGPDDDRILERDPGS